The Hemiscyllium ocellatum isolate sHemOce1 chromosome 19, sHemOce1.pat.X.cur, whole genome shotgun sequence genome has a segment encoding these proteins:
- the LOC132824985 gene encoding prosaposin receptor GPR37-like: MRCCLLAFAFCALSGTQPSGVPGERLRTEDRAPAGPGSLSAGSRRRGEGVPVLLPQGAASGQAGGFFRRSKRGAAGQPRGSGKKRGRAGHADNSTGELHWELAAPLFLNSSAGRSDTAPRAVGYLNSSGGSVPVPDSAPALLPVQAPGRRRQLKNPFYPVTEDSYGAYAVMCLSIVIFVIGIMANLSIMCIVCHNYYMRSISNSLLANLAFWDFIIIFFCLPLVIFHELTKKWLLGDISCKVIPYLEVASLGVTTFTLCALCIDRFRAATNVQMYYEMIENCSSTTAKLAVIWVGAMLLALPEIALRQLVTEEVAASDVTADRCVVKISPKLPDTLYVLALTYDSAKMWWYFGCYFCLPTLFTIGSSIVTARKIRKAEKSCARGNKRQIQLEGQMNCTVVALTILYGFCIIPENICNIVTAYMVTGVSQQTVDLLQLISQFLLFFKSCVTPVVLFCLCKPFSRAFLDCCCCCCEECGPKSSTVASDDNDNEFTTELELSPFSTIRREMSTYTSVATHC, translated from the exons ATGCGCTGCTGCCTGCTCGCCTTTGCATTCTGTGCCCTGTCTGGGACACAGCCGAGTGGAGTCCCTGGGGAGCGCCTGAGGACTGAGGACAGGGCTCCAGCCGGGCCGGGCTCTCTCTCAGCCGGCAGccggaggagaggggagggcgtcCCGGTGCTGCTGCCCCAAGGAGCCGCTTCTGGGCAAGCGGGGGGCTTTTTCCGGAGGTCCAAAAGGGGAGCGGCTGGCCAGCCGAGAGGGAGCGGGAAGAAGCGAGGGAGGGCTGGACATGCTGACAACTCCACTGGCGAGCTGCACTGGGAGTTGGCTGCTCCCCTGTTTCTCAACAGCTCGGCAGGCCGCTCCGACACTGCCCCAAGAGCAGTGGGCTACCTCAACAGTTCGGGTGGCTCTGTCCCGGTCCCGGACAGTGCTCCGGCTCTGCTCCCTGTCCAAGCCCCAGGCAGGAGGCGCCAGCTGAAGAACCCTTTCTACCCTGTGACCGAGGACTCGTACGGCGCCTATGCTGTGATGTGCCTCTCCATTGTCATTTTTGTGATTGGCATCATGGCCAACCTGTCCATCATGTGCATCGTCTGCCACAACTATTATATGAGGAGTATCTCCAACTCACTCCTGGCCAACCTCGCTTTCTGGGACTTCATCATCATCTTCTTCTGTCTGCCTCTGGTCATATTTCATGAGCTGACTAAAAAGTGGCTGCTGGGAGATATTTCCTGCAAGGTGATCCCTTATCTTGAG GTTGCTTCCCTTGGAGTCACCACTTTCACCTTGTGTGCGCTGTGCATTGACCGATTCAGGGCTGCCACCAATGTGCAGATGTACTACGAGATGATTGAGAACTGCTCGTCAACAACGGCCAAGCTGGCCGTCATCTGGGTGGGCGCCATGTTACTGGCGCTCCCTGAGATTGCTCTTCGGCAGTTGGTAACCGAGGAGGTGGCAGCCTCTGATGTGACTGCAGACCGCTGTGTTGTGAAGATATCGCCTAAGTTACCAGACACACTCTATGTGCTGGCACTAACTTACGACAGCGCCAAGATGTGGTGGTATTTTGGTTGTTATTTCTGTTTGCCCACCCTATTCACAATTGGTAGCTCCATCGTGACAGCTAGAAAAATCAGAAAGGCAGAAAAGTCCTGTGCCAGAGGCAATAAACGTCAAATTCAATTGGAAGGCCAGATGAACTGCACAGTCGTGGCCTTGACCATTCTCTATGGGTTCTGTATCATACCTGAAAACATTTGCAATATTGTAACTGCCTACATGGTTACTGGGGTCTCCCAACAAACGGTGGACCTTCTGCAACTCATCAGTCAGTTCCTTTTGTTTTTCAAGTCTTGCGTGACCCCAGTGGTCCTCTTCTGCCTGTGCAAGCCCTTCAGCCGGGCATTTTTggactgctgctgttgctgttgcgaGGAATGTGGGCCGAAGTCATCCACGGTCGCAAGCGATGACAACGACAATGAATTTACCACAGAACTTGAGCTCTCTCCATTCAGCACAATACGAAGGGAGATGTCCACCTATACCTCAGTGGCAACGCACTGCTAA